The Candidatus Neomarinimicrobiota bacterium genome contains the following window.
AAGTTTCGTTTCTCCCAGGTGACTATCCGTTTCGAGCGGGATGAAAGCCATTCAGAAACGCCTGCCCGTTCGATGTATGAAGCGTCGTAAGTAATAATTTCACTCGCTTGTGAAAGCATCCCTTTGAAATCAAGTCCTAACTGCTCGAAGTGACTGTTGATTTCACCATAAATCTCTCTGAATGGATAGTACTGTTCACGCCCGTCCATCCACAACGGCGTCTGGGTCTCCTTAGCAACCCACTCAGTAGAAAAATCGGGATGGAACACCTTGTGGAAGGCAACATGTCGGCTGCTTGCGGCGTAATTGAAAAGCAGGAAAATATCTTCATTCAGCTCAAAGTTGGCTTCGATCTGCAGACCGACTTCATCTTCAAAATCCATAACGTGGGGTGTTCTTGATAGAAGCGTCGAACTGTGTTCACGGAATGCCGATGGTGGTCTCTGGACTGAACTGCTACGGCCGAGCCTGAAAGGTAGATGGCGTCTCCTGTCAGGATCACTGCTGTCGTACATATAGTTTTTGTATTCCACCGTCAGTCCAAGGCGGCCCGGATAATAAGATATACTTCCATATCCGCCCCACCCCTGCTGACTATCTTCATAAGTGAACCACTTGCGGTGAGCCGAAGAAAACAGGCTGTCACCATCCATGATCCTGTGCTCCCTGCGGGCAAATTCAAGGTATAGATCGAAATTCGGACCGATGTATTCTCCCATCAGTCCGGGGATGACGGATTGCGTATGCACGTTTGTGGAATCCACTGTCACGTAGCCACCTTCGAACAGATTTCGCATCTTATTGAACCACGGATTGGAGGCGTTCACCCGTACCACATATCCCCCAAGGGAAACGCCCGCCACCACCTCACGCCGTAAGACGGAGAGAGCGCTCACCGTGCTGTTGTCGGAAAAGTCTCTGATTCTAGGATCGACGCCGGGACCAACGGGCAGGTGACGTCCGCCGGCGATGCGGCCTGTGAGGGCGTCTATCAACCAGGTATTCTGCGGACGGTATCTTAGCCAGATTCCCCTCAGAGAAGTATCCCAGTCGATGCCCTGGTTTTCCCACAGATTGAGCGCCAGACCGCGACCGATCTGACCGTATAGATCACCAGCAGTCACAGATAGACTTTCGCCTTCCCACGACAGGCGGATCTTTCTCAGACCGCGCAGCGGCGGTCCGATCTGCGGCGGTGAACTGAACTCGAGATTGCTCCAGATGAAAAAGCTACCGTACCCTGCCGTCAGATCGATAAAATGTTCGCGATAGATGTATGGTGATAGTGCATCACTGCCTATTTCAAGACTTCGCTGTTTTCCTTCCCCATACAGTGACGTAAGACCGGCTGAATAAAAAAAATCCTGCCCCCCGATTTGGACCAGGAGAATGGCCAGAAAAAGGATGGTTTTGCGCAAAGGAGATTAGTGCGAGGGAGGTGAGTCTGAAGATTCTGTCGCTTCCTGCCGAACAAGAGATTGGATTTGTTCTTCCAGCACTTTTTCGTCACCCGGTACATAGCCAGTATGCTTGTAAACAATCTCACCGTACCTGCTGACCAGGACTGTGAACGGCATGACGTTCCCGTTCAGCCTTCGATAACTTTCCTGCACAGGATCGAGTGCCACCAGGAAATTGTAACCTTTTGATCGAACATAAGAGCGAACTTTTGAGCGGCTGCGTTCCGTATCAAGATTTATGGCCAGCACTCTTAAGTTGTCCTTTGTATACTTCTCGTGAAAGTTGTCCAGATGCCTCATGGCCTTCAGGCACGGTGCGCACCACAACGCCCAGAAGTCGATCAGCAGCGGCCCGTCATTCAACAGTTGGCGGACGGTCGTATTTTTGCCGTCAACCATCTTCAGGGATAAGGATGGGATACGATTCGTCTGGGAGAGAACCAGGGATGCGCTTACAATGAGACTAAATAAGAGGCGTTTCACAAGAGTTCTGACAGAAACTCAGACAACTCTGTTTCGGGAACAAATTCTACCAGAACACGTGCGTAGCGCGCCACTTCTTTGTGCGGCAATTCGAGTACATAATTCGCTTTAATATCCACCGCTTCCATTGTCACCTGTAGTGACCAGCTGCCAACGGTAAAAACTATCAGCGGCGAAAAGATATGTTCTGTCACGTAGTTGACACTGTCGGCTTTCCGCTTTTTCCAGTAAGGGTCAGTGCTGTCAAGGATCACGGTTCGGACTCTGCCGTCAACATCGTACAACTGAATTACAGGAACAGTCCTGAACGCACCCTTCTTGATACGATCGTTTAAATACTCAGGCAGCGGGAATTTACTCCTGGAAAATTCTATGGTAGTAAGAGATCCCTTCTGCCGCACACCAGTGTACGGAAGTGATTTCAGCATATCCTTAATGAGATTTTCCCTTAACGAATATTTCACCGGCACGGTCAGAACAATCATCTTTGAGTCATCATTCTTGATCTCTAGTTCCGGATTGCCGATGGTGACCTGATACGGATTGCTCGAAATCCTGGTGAGGATCTCTTCGAGCATCTGGACATCCTCGGGAGGCATCACTTCCTCATTACCGGAGGAGCCGAAAGTGAAGTCGCGCGAAAACTTACCGTGAGAGTCTACCGTGCCATCTCCTACCTCCCTGGCGCCGATATAGACATCCATCGCCTCCTCAAGATTTTCCAATGCCGAAGAGAGCGAAAAATTCATTTCCTTCATCTGCTGACTGTATTGCGGCGGTTCGGCTTCAACCAAAGGTGTCTTCAGTGTACCAGGTTCCTGCGTCGGCAACTGTCCTTTGAGCGGCTCGTTGACTTTTCTGAACAGATCATCACTTAGTGCGGGAACCCGATTCAGTGATCCTCGCGCCACAACTTTACCCAGTTCATCCCAGTTGGCTATGTTTATAAGCTGTACATTCACCACTACCTGATCGAGCTCGCGTGTGAAGGTACCCATCAGAAGGACGTTCCTTGTGCCGGGTTTTTGCCTCAGAAGTAGAGAACGATCCTGCAATATTCTCTCCATCTGCTGGCGACCGAGAATCCTGACACCGTCGATGCTTTCAAACTTCGATTTCAGCATATCGACGAAACCGGTGCTGAGCCATTGGACGGAAGGTTCATTTTTGATATTGTCAAATTCGAGGATATAGAGGTTAAGCCAGCGTGGTGCAGGGGCTAATCCCCGCAGTAGTGAGACCGCGGTTACAAACAGTAGAAGAACAAAGGCTTGACGGATTCCCTTCATCTTACGGCAATGTATTAGCTTGGGGAAGATTTTCAAATGCAATTTTTTCTAACCCTGGTTTTGCGAAACTATCGCTTTTTCTATCTTGGCCCACGAATCCCGTAGGGGAACGATGCGGTTAAAAACAGGCGCGTCTTCTCTGGTATCGACAGGATCTACGTAGAAGTAACCGACCCGTTCAAACTGGTAATGAGTACCGGGTTCAGCACTTCTAAGGTCGGGTTCAACAAGGCAGGCGGAGATAAGGTTGAGAGAATCCGGATTGAGGTCCGCTTTAAAATCGCCTTTAGTTTCACTCCCAGGACTCGGAGCACGGAACAGGCGATCATACTGGCGAACCTCCACTCCAACCGCATGATCGGCAGAGACCCAGTGAATTGTCCCCTTCACTTTCCGGCCATCTGGTGCGGAGCCGCCACTCGTCTCGGGATCGTATGTGCAGCGCAGCTCAACAACTTCACCCGTCTTGTCACTTTTCACAACGTCGGTACATGTGATGAAATAGGCATAACGCAGTCGCACCTCACGACCGGGAGATAGCCGGAAAAACTTTCTGGGCGGATCTTCACGAAAATCGTTTCGATCAATATAGATCTCCCGCGAAAATGGAACCTGCCTCGTTCCCATTGAATGATCTTCAGGATTGTTAACAGCCTGCACTTCCTCCACCTCTCCTTCAGGATAGTTTTCGATCACCACTTTTAAAGGATCCAATACAGCCATCCGTCTCGGCGCCCGCCTGTTCAGATCCTGCCGCACACAATGTTCCAGGAGTCCAACATCGACAACAGCTTCACGCTTGGCGACACCAACCCGCGTAGCAAAATCTCGCATAGACTCAGGTGTGTAACCTCTACGGCGCAAACCGGATATCGTCGGCATTCGCGGATCGTCCCACCCTGACACCAACCCCTCTTCCACCAGCTGAAAAAGTTTCCGTTTGCTCATGACCGTATAACTGAGGTTCAAGCGGGCAAATTCGATCTGCTGCGGATGATAAACATCCAATTCATCCAGATACCAGTCGTAGAGAGGCCGGTGATCTTCAAATTCCAGCGTGCAGACTGAATGGGTTATCCCCTCGATGGAATCTTCCAAGCCGTGAGCCCAGTCATAAGTTGGATAGATGCACCACTTATCTTTCGTCCTGTGGTGGCTGGCATGGACGATCCTGTACATAACCGGATCGCGCAGGTTTAGATTGGATGCTGCCATATCTATCTTGGCACGCAAAACTTTTGAACCGTTACCAAATTCTCCTTTACGCATTCTGTCAAACAGATCGAGGTTTTCCTCAATCGACCTGTTGCGAA
Protein-coding sequences here:
- a CDS encoding DUF6029 family protein, whose translation is MRKTILFLAILLVQIGGQDFFYSAGLTSLYGEGKQRSLEIGSDALSPYIYREHFIDLTAGYGSFFIWSNLEFSSPPQIGPPLRGLRKIRLSWEGESLSVTAGDLYGQIGRGLALNLWENQGIDWDTSLRGIWLRYRPQNTWLIDALTGRIAGGRHLPVGPGVDPRIRDFSDNSTVSALSVLRREVVAGVSLGGYVVRVNASNPWFNKMRNLFEGGYVTVDSTNVHTQSVIPGLMGEYIGPNFDLYLEFARREHRIMDGDSLFSSAHRKWFTYEDSQQGWGGYGSISYYPGRLGLTVEYKNYMYDSSDPDRRRHLPFRLGRSSSVQRPPSAFREHSSTLLSRTPHVMDFEDEVGLQIEANFELNEDIFLLFNYAASSRHVAFHKVFHPDFSTEWVAKETQTPLWMDGREQYYPFREIYGEINSHFEQLGLDFKGMLSQASEIITYDASYIERAGVSEWLSSRSKRIVTWEKRNLLTLPTELSVSLPLELGLTIYWEHQWEDLQLKTYIGYEDQQTGAVDSVTTDEVTSVPYYYRYVAVNVGKPSRFSVGLVYDYASQLKTGQSANTDPGDDSWLEAVIRRNGVDLRNKWFGVQSSVYVTPSTILSLFYGSLQGGLKCDSGVCVYVPGIEDAVTINLTSNF
- a CDS encoding TlpA disulfide reductase family protein — translated: MKRLLFSLIVSASLVLSQTNRIPSLSLKMVDGKNTTVRQLLNDGPLLIDFWALWCAPCLKAMRHLDNFHEKYTKDNLRVLAINLDTERSRSKVRSYVRSKGYNFLVALDPVQESYRRLNGNVMPFTVLVSRYGEIVYKHTGYVPGDEKVLEEQIQSLVRQEATESSDSPPSH
- a CDS encoding glutamine--tRNA ligase/YqeY domain fusion protein, with the translated sequence MSAKENGPKNFIEQIIDADMESGKWKGRVHTRFPPEPNGYLHIGHAKSICLNFGLAQKYGGFCNLRFDDTNPVKEEAEYVESIIEDVSWLGFDWGDHICYASDYFHQMYEYAVQLTAAGKAYVDDLSADEIRQYRGTLTQPGKESPFRNRSIEENLDLFDRMRKGEFGNGSKVLRAKIDMAASNLNLRDPVMYRIVHASHHRTKDKWCIYPTYDWAHGLEDSIEGITHSVCTLEFEDHRPLYDWYLDELDVYHPQQIEFARLNLSYTVMSKRKLFQLVEEGLVSGWDDPRMPTISGLRRRGYTPESMRDFATRVGVAKREAVVDVGLLEHCVRQDLNRRAPRRMAVLDPLKVVIENYPEGEVEEVQAVNNPEDHSMGTRQVPFSREIYIDRNDFREDPPRKFFRLSPGREVRLRYAYFITCTDVVKSDKTGEVVELRCTYDPETSGGSAPDGRKVKGTIHWVSADHAVGVEVRQYDRLFRAPSPGSETKGDFKADLNPDSLNLISACLVEPDLRSAEPGTHYQFERVGYFYVDPVDTREDAPVFNRIVPLRDSWAKIEKAIVSQNQG